From the Leptolyngbya sp. O-77 genome, one window contains:
- the petN gene encoding cytochrome b6-f complex subunit PetN, protein MDILTLGWVSLLVLFTFSISLVVWGRNGF, encoded by the coding sequence ATGGATATTTTGACGTTGGGATGGGTTTCTTTGCTGGTTCTATTCACGTTTTCAATCTCGCTGGTGGTTTGGGGGCGCAACGGTTTCTAA
- a CDS encoding TonB family protein, which translates to MVVAGNPAAAPPPPRSGTRRHRQPRPHTTAANPPGLSAQRDPVWGAYVNQLNREVQEVWQQVPIDRPYRVTVRLTLDRAGNLLDLQLAEPSGFADADAAAIAAVQQSAPFEPFPATATRDRIRVNLTFNYNLVEPGAAARDPGAKE; encoded by the coding sequence GTGGTCGTTGCTGGCAACCCTGCCGCTGCGCCGCCACCCCCCCGGTCAGGGACTAGACGGCATCGCCAACCCAGACCCCACACGACGGCGGCCAATCCGCCCGGTCTATCTGCCCAGCGTGACCCCGTGTGGGGGGCATATGTCAACCAACTCAACCGGGAAGTTCAAGAGGTCTGGCAGCAGGTGCCGATTGATCGACCCTACCGCGTCACGGTTCGGCTCACCCTGGATCGCGCAGGCAACCTGCTCGACTTGCAGCTTGCGGAACCCTCTGGCTTTGCCGATGCCGATGCCGCTGCAATCGCCGCTGTGCAGCAGTCCGCCCCGTTTGAGCCGTTTCCTGCCACCGCCACGCGCGATCGCATCCGCGTCAACCTCACGTTTAACTACAATTTGGTGGAACCGGGAGCAGCGGCCCGCGATCCAGGCGCTAAAGAGTGA